One genomic window of Trichosurus vulpecula isolate mTriVul1 chromosome X, mTriVul1.pri, whole genome shotgun sequence includes the following:
- the LOC118832645 gene encoding transient receptor potential protein-like, translated as MPQKRRRMRATASAEKPERGEACHTDAGEKTRPHHREDEDKARPTPKSRRRSRRSEGGERPLRTEGEERGQSSGQAEGGERPIEAEESERPVQAKQRKKPAKAEGIDRPVRSQGKERAVPVEGRDTYAQAEGSERPARTKKKEKPAKVEEIEKPGEGDVTERPVGVEKPSRSRKSAPVGRPERGGKPAEAEKSDEREKPAGAEKKPKRAYERHRFYIGDIPPPVLSRRRLGFFAAEPDSTDSSDEGEPSNVAREEPIHQFRSVKTALFLLLSILLILSLIFFIYWTFPELTEEEKATLKVPRNMEEAKALGQLLLKYKDNFFLCKKRLT; from the exons ATGCCTCAGAAGAGGCGCAGGATGAGGGCGACCGCGAGTGCTGAGAAGCCTGAGAGAGGAGAAGCTTGCCATACTGATGCGGGAGAGAAAACTAGGCCTCACCACCGAGAAGATGAAGACAAAGCTCGTCCTACTCCTAAAAGCAGACGGAGGTCTCGCCGTAGTGAAGGAGGTGAGAGACCCCttagaactgagggagaagaaagaggccaGAGCAGTGGTCAAGCTGAGGGAGGTGAGAGGCCCATTGAAGCTGAGGAGAGTGAGAGGCCTGTTCAAGCCAAGCAAAGAAAAAAGCCTGCTAAAGCTGAGGGGATCGACCGGCCTGTTAGATCCCAGGGAAAAGAAAGAGCTGTTCCAGTAGAGGGAAGAGATACATATGCCCAAGCTGAGGGAAGCGAGAGGCCTGCTCgaaccaagaaaaaagaaaagcctgcTAAAGTTGAAGAAATAGAGAAGCCTGGTGAAGGTGACGTAACCGAGAGGCCCGTTGGGGTGGAGAAGCCTAGTCGTAGTAGGAAATCAGCCCCTGTTGGGAGGCCAGAGAGAGGTGGAAAGCCTGCTGAAGCTGAGAAGTCTGACGAACGTGAGAAACCTGCTGGGGCCGAGAAAAAGCCTAAACGCGCTTATGAGAGGCATAGGTTCTACATAGGAGACATCCCCCCTCCTGTTCTGTCTCGCAGGCGGCTTGGCTTCTTTGCAGCTGAACCAGACAGCACCGACAGTAGTGATGAAGGGGAGCCATCCAATGTGGCCAGAGAAGAGCCAATCCATCAGTTTAGATCAGTGAAAACAGCTCTCTTTCTACTCCTGAGCATTCTCTTGATCCTCTCccttatattctttatatattggACTTTTCCTGAacttactgaggaagaaaaagcaacATTGAAGGTTCCCAGAAATATGGAGGAAGCCAAGGCCTTAGGACAACTTCTGTTGAAATACAAGGACAACTTTTTCct GTGTAAGAAACGTCTGACGTAG